From the Finegoldia magna ATCC 29328 genome, the window TGGAATGAGAATTGTCGAAAAAGAATCTGATTTGATGAGTTCTTTCGTCAGCGCGCAAAACGAATCCAAGAAGGCTTTCGGATCAGACGATATGTTTATCGAAAAATACATCCGCAACCCAAAACACATTGAGGTGCAAATCATAGCCGACAATCACGGAAATATTCTTCACTTATACGAGAGGGATTGTTCCATTCAAAGACGTCACCAAAAAGTTGTTGAATTTGCTCCTGCATTTTCGATTTCAGAAAAGACAAAAAACGAACTTCACAACGATGCCATCAAAATCTGCAAGGAAGTTGGCTACACAAACGCCGGTACTGTGGAATTTTTGGTGGACGAAGATGAAAACCACTATTTTATCGAAGTAAACCCAAGAGTTCAAGTAGAACACACAGTTAGTGAGCTTATCACTGGAATTGATATCGTTCAAACTCAAATTCTGATTGCAGACGGCAAAAGTTTTGATTCTGATGAGATAGGAATTTATTCACAAGACGATATCCACACAAATGGTTACGCAATCCAATGCCGTATTACGACAGAAGATCCTGCGAATAATTTCATGCCTGACACAGGTAAGATTGATTTGTATCGTACAAGTTCCGGATTCGGCGTGAGACTTGACGGTGGCAATGGATTCACAGGCTCAGTAATCACACCATATTACGATTCGCTTTTGGTTAAAATCACTGCCTTCTCCAGAACATTCAACGACACAATCAACAAAGCAATCCGTGCTTTGAGAGAAACGAAAATCAGCGGCGTGAAGACAAATATCGGCTTCATCATCAATGTTCTAAACACAGAAGAATTCCACAAGGGAACTTGTGACACGGGATTTATCTCCAAAAACCCTGAACTTTTCGACATCAAACCATCAACTGATAAAGAGCTTAAAGTGTTGAATTTCATCAGTGAACGCTCCATTAATAACGACAAAAAAGATTACAACATTCCACAAATACCAGAATTTACCAAGACAAATTCTACAGGAACCAAAGATATTTTCGAAGAAAAAGGCGCCAAGGGACTTAGCGATTGGATTTTGAACCAAGATAAACTTCTAATCACTGATACTACACTAAGAGATGCGCACCAATCATTGATGGCGACACGAATGAGAACAAGAGATATGCTTCCTATCGCAGAAGCTACCAATGAATTGATGAAGGACTTGTTCAGTTTGGAAATGTGGGGTGGCGCAACATTTGACGTAAGCTACAGATTTCTGAAGGAAGATCCTTGGATTAGACTACAAGAACTTCGCAAAAGAATTCCAAACATTTTATTCCAAATGTTACTTCGTGGAAACAACACCGTAGGATACAAAAATTACCCAGATAATGTCGTGGTTAAATTTGTACAAAAAGCCGCAGAAAACGGAATCGACGTGTTCAGAGTATTCGATTCGCTAAACTACATCGACGGAATGAGACTTGCGTGTGACAGCGTACTTGAACAAGGAAAAATCTTGGAAGCAACGCTTTGCTACACAGGTGACATTTTGGACGAAACAAGAGACAAATACTCACTAGAATATTACGTGAAAAAAGCAAAGGAACTAGAATCCATCGGCGCAAATATTATCGCAATCAAAGACATGAGCGCACTCTTAAAACCATACGCCGCAACGAAGCTAATTTCAGCATTGAAAAACGAAATTTCTGTTCCGATTCATTTGCACACACACGACACCACAGGAAACGGAGTCGCTACAATAATCAACGCTTGTGAATCTGGAGTTGACATAGTTGACACTTGCTTCAACTCAATGAGTTCACTCACAAGTCAACCTGCACTCAACTCAGTCGTAGCAGCTCTTGAAAACACTCCACGTCAAACGGGAATCAGCCTTTCGAACTGTGACAAAATCAGCAACTACTACAAAGACGTTCGCTCATACTACTCACAATTTGAGAGCGATTTGAAAAGTGGTACAACAGAAATTTATCGCTACGAAATTCCTGGAGGACAATATTCCAACCTCAAACCACAAGTAGAATCGTTCGGACTTGGAGAAAAATTCGACGAAGTAAAATTAATGTACAAAAAAGTCAACGACATGCTAGGTGACATCATCAAAGTTACACCATCATCCAAAATGGTCGGAGACATGGCTATATTCATGGTGGCAAATGGACTCACTCCAGAAAATATATACGAAAAAGGCAAAAACCTCGACTACCCAGACTCTGTAATATCATTTTTCAAAGGAATGATGGGACAACCTGAACGTGGATTCAACGAAAAATTACAAAAAATCGTACTAAAAGATGAAAAGCCAATCACAAAAAGAGCTGGACTTTACATCGACCCATTTGATTTTGAAAAAGACAAAAAAGATTTAGAAGACAAATACAAAATGGAATTCGACGAAAAAGACATCATCTCACACGCACTTTATCCAAAAGTATTCGAAGAATACATTGACTACAGAAAAACAAAAGGCAACTTCACTTACATGGACACTCCGACATTCTTCGAAGGAATAAACGAAAAAGAAACAGTCGAAGTTCCAATAGAAGAAGGCAAAATCCTCATCATCAAACTAATAGAAAAAGGAAGATTGGAAAAAGACGGCTACCGAAACTTCACTTATGAAGTCAACGGAAACAGACGTGAAGTAAAAGTGTTCGATGAATCTGCAAAAATCACTGAACGTGAAGAAGACAACCTATCAGTAGCAGATCCTAACAACGACAAAGAAATCGGAGCATCAATTCCAGGAAGAGTCGTAAAAGTTCTAGTCAAAGAAAACGACAAAGTATCAGTCAACGACCCATTAGTAGTAGTAGAAGCCATGAAAATGGAAACCAACATACTATCCAAATCAGAAGGAATTGTAAAATCAATCCTAATCAAAGAAAATGACACCATCGACACAGACCAACTTTTAATAGTTTTGGAATAAAAAAATGGATTGTAGAGTCAAATCTACAATCCTATTTTATTTTTGAAATAGTAAATGCTTTCTTTAAGTGGTTTATATTTTAATGTAGCAACTTCCTCGTCACTAATATACTTGTACACATCATCATATTCTTTCTTACTAATGTTCAACGACATGTTGTCTTTTTTCAAATTATATCCATATTCAAACCTATAATTTTCCAAATCTTTTAACACAACCCAATAAACATAATCGTCCGTTTTTGTGGATCTGAAAGCCCTCACACTTTTGATATCACTTCTTGGGATTTTCTGCATATCCATGTACTTATACATTCTGTCAAAACCAATGTATCTGTGCACAGGATATTTTATAATTAAATTGATACAAAATATAATCAGACCTGCCCATAAAACTAGTTTCAATATTTTTCTGAAGTTTGTTTTTGTTGTTTTTTGCATCTTTAAATCTCCTTCGTGTTTGTATTATAATTATACTATATTTTTGATGGAGGAATATCAAAGGACATTCAAAATTTTTTAAAAAAAGTATATACTATATATTAATAATTTAACGTTTGGAGGAAATTATGAAAATCAAATTATCTAAGTGTGGAAATTCTCATTTGTTGCAAATTCCAAGGTCGATTTTGGATGCTTTAAATTGGAAAGATGATGATATTTTGGATTTAAAAATTAAGGATAACAAACTAATAATCGAAATTTCGTCTGATGATGAAATGAATATTGAAGATTTGTTTGAAGATTTTAATGGGAAATATTCAAAAGAAGATATTGATTGGGGAAAAATGACAGGAAAAGAAGTATGGTAAGTTAACAATTTTAATAAATAAAATAATAGAAAAAAATCTTTTCATACCTTTGCCTCCTTTATATTTTATAGTATAATAATATCATAGAAAGGAGAATAAAACAATGAAAAAGAAAAAGTTTTCTATAGTCAAAATACTACTAATATGTCTTGTAGCTTTTGTAGCTATAAAATGGATTATAGCTGTTCCAGTTCAAAGACATTACGGGTACAAAAAATTGTACAGATATATGGATGCTCAGGGTATAAAAGAAGATAACATAAAAGAGATAAAAGCGATAAAAGATTATATGAAAGGAAACCAAGTATACAGAGTGCAGATAAAAGATCCTGCGGATTTTACTCTTATTTATATTTATGACGATTACTCAAATCGTGGTAAAATTAGATTAGATGCTATTGATTTTCAGTCAAAAGATGATTTTAAGAGTCTGAGCCCTGAAGAAATGCAAAAATTTAAATATCCTCCTCTAGATGATGATTGGGAGACTAAAGCAACAAGCCATAACTAACGTTATGGCTTATCCTTATTTCTTATCAAAAAATTTTTGTAATTCTTCTGATGTAGTCCCCACTTTGTCGTCGATGTTCATTCTATCGGTGATTTTTCCGTCTTTAACTCGAAACACTGCTGGGACTGTTTTGAGGTCGTTGTCAGTTCTGAATTTCTTCAAATCTTCTGGAGATTTTTTGATTCCAGCTACGCTATCTATGTAGTAGATTTCATATTTGGATACGAAAGGTTTGAATGTTTTTGAAAACTTTTGACAATCGGGGCAAGTTTTTCTTCCAAGATACACTGTGATTTCCTTGCCTGCACTCACTTCATCAAGTTCTGCTACTTTGATTTCCTTGACGCCTTTGATGTTTTGTTCGTACTCTTCGATTTTCTTTTGTTTGTCTTCTTCTGTGGTTACGTTTTTGGATTCAACTCCTGTGGCTTTTTTTGTAGGCTCATCTTGTTTTTGGTTGCAACTTGCAAATAATACCAACATAAAGCTCACGCAAACGATTAATTTAAATTTGTTTTTCATATATTCCCTCCTGTTTTTATTTTATTTTATAATATTTAATGGTAATAATCAATCTGTATAAATTTAGACGGAAAAACCACCAACTACTGTTGGTGGCCGTTGTTTTAGTAATTCAATTTTTGTTGTTTCTTGCGTTGTTTTAAGATATTTCTACTGGATATTATTGCGCTAATACCCACCAATACTAATGACAATAACCATCCGTAAAGGCAGAAATTCACAAGCATTGAATCGTTGGAGCTAAATCCGTCGTGTAAAAGAGTAATCGTGAAGTTCATACACATCATTGCAAATGCCAAAGCTGTTAGAAATACTGTTGTCATTATGTGTAAAATACCATTGTCTTTACGTTTTAATGATAAATACAAGCCTAAAATGCTTATGATTAGAAATACCGCTGTAACTACTGCATAATTTCTCGTTATTTCATAAATTTCTTGTGCTACCATTTCTTGTGCTGGCATAATATCCCTCCATTTATCTTATTTGTTATATTTATAATATCATGTTTCTATATTTATTACAATTAATTATTATTTATCAATTATGTTGTTATATTGTTATAAGTAAATAAAAAAATATCAGAGATTATCTTTGATAGAAACTCTGATATTTTTTATTATACAATCAGCTTAATACAAATTATCGTTGTGTTTTTTTCTTCTTATACATTGATTTTCTTAATCTCAATATCACATAGCTTGCAAATATAATCGTATAGATTATAACTCCAGAGAGGTGTGCTTTCCAATCATTTGAATAAAGCACCATTACATGCACATAAATTCCAATGAAAAATGGATACGCCATTCTTTGAAGTTTCTTCCAATTTTTGGCATTCATTTTTCTTCGAACTGATTTGAACGATGTAACAAAAAGTGGAATCAGCATCAACAATAAAAATATTGTTATTATTGATGCGATTAGTTCTCTTTGTGGCAAGGATGAAGGATTTGTGAAAAGCACTGGAAAATAATGTATTCCAAATATTATGTTGTGACTAATAACCAACAAACTTCCTATTATAGACATTTCTCCACGAATGCTCATCATTTTTTTCGTAAAATCATTGTGTTTTGTAACTGTTCCTACGAACATTACTATCATAAATGTGGCTGTTGCAAATATTCCTCTGGAGAATATTTTCATAAAATATTCGTTGAACCAAGTTGGCAAGTATCTGTCGTAACCCATGTTATAATAACACACAACTAGTCCCGTCCATGCGTACATTCCCAAATAATATGCTACTGGGTGTTTTTTTATTGACTTTGCTGTTAAGCTATAAAAAATTATCGTGAAAAGTATTCCTATTATTAAAGTCATCTAATCTCCTCCTTCAAGTTTTCCAAATTCTTTTGTTTTTCATCTTGCTTTTTTGTGTCGATATTCGAATCAGTTTTTCCGTTAGTTTTTCCATTAGTTTTTTCGACTGATTTGAGTTCAACTCGGTTTGATTGATCACTATTTGGAGTTTTTGTTGTAGTTTTTTCGTTTTTTGGTTGAGATTTTTCCGACTTTTTGTCAATAGTATTTTTGTCTGGTTGTTTTTCAGAATTTTCCTTCTTTGGATTTTCCTTTTCTAGATTTTTCTTTTCAGGATTTTTCTTTTCTAGATTTTTCTTTTCAGGATTTTTCTTTTCAGGATTTTCTTTTTCTTGCTTTTTGTCATCCACGACTGGTTTTACGATTTTGACAAATACGAATGATTTTGTTATCTGATTTGTAGATTTCACTCTGAATATAAGAATAACTTTTTGTTGTGTTTCACTTTTCTTCGTATAATCTGGTTCTTTTTCAATCGTTACTTCTACCGATCCATCTTCTGGTATGTTGGAGAATTTCTTTTTGAAATCTTCTATTGTAGGTCTTGTTCCGTTGACTATTATTGGTTGCACTCCATTTCTTTGTGGTGTGAATTTTTCTCCATTATCCCCATCTTCGTCATCTGATATTCCGTCATGGTCTTTGTCGCGGTACACCCAGTATGTCAATGTTCTCACTAATATTTTGCCGTCTTTCTCTGCTTTTAATTTTAGTGTGATTGTTTTGAAACCACTGTTATCATTAGGCCAATCTTGTGGACTTACTTGTGGTGTTCCTGTTATTGTCGTTCCGTCAAATGATAATCCTTGTGGCAAGCCTTCTATTTCTGGCAATATTTTTGCACCTTGTAAAAGACT encodes:
- a CDS encoding pyruvate carboxylase — translated: MDKIKKLLVANRGEIAIRIFRACSELGIRSVAIYSEEDKTSLFRTKADESYLIKDAASPLSSYLDIEKIIAIAKSKHCDAIHPGYGFLSENAEFARRCRENGIIFVGPDESVLHSLGDKVQSKLVAKKAGVQTIEGVETPIRNKNEALEIANQIGYPVMVKACAGGGGRGMRIVEKESDLMSSFVSAQNESKKAFGSDDMFIEKYIRNPKHIEVQIIADNHGNILHLYERDCSIQRRHQKVVEFAPAFSISEKTKNELHNDAIKICKEVGYTNAGTVEFLVDEDENHYFIEVNPRVQVEHTVSELITGIDIVQTQILIADGKSFDSDEIGIYSQDDIHTNGYAIQCRITTEDPANNFMPDTGKIDLYRTSSGFGVRLDGGNGFTGSVITPYYDSLLVKITAFSRTFNDTINKAIRALRETKISGVKTNIGFIINVLNTEEFHKGTCDTGFISKNPELFDIKPSTDKELKVLNFISERSINNDKKDYNIPQIPEFTKTNSTGTKDIFEEKGAKGLSDWILNQDKLLITDTTLRDAHQSLMATRMRTRDMLPIAEATNELMKDLFSLEMWGGATFDVSYRFLKEDPWIRLQELRKRIPNILFQMLLRGNNTVGYKNYPDNVVVKFVQKAAENGIDVFRVFDSLNYIDGMRLACDSVLEQGKILEATLCYTGDILDETRDKYSLEYYVKKAKELESIGANIIAIKDMSALLKPYAATKLISALKNEISVPIHLHTHDTTGNGVATIINACESGVDIVDTCFNSMSSLTSQPALNSVVAALENTPRQTGISLSNCDKISNYYKDVRSYYSQFESDLKSGTTEIYRYEIPGGQYSNLKPQVESFGLGEKFDEVKLMYKKVNDMLGDIIKVTPSSKMVGDMAIFMVANGLTPENIYEKGKNLDYPDSVISFFKGMMGQPERGFNEKLQKIVLKDEKPITKRAGLYIDPFDFEKDKKDLEDKYKMEFDEKDIISHALYPKVFEEYIDYRKTKGNFTYMDTPTFFEGINEKETVEVPIEEGKILIIKLIEKGRLEKDGYRNFTYEVNGNRREVKVFDESAKITEREEDNLSVADPNNDKEIGASIPGRVVKVLVKENDKVSVNDPLVVVEAMKMETNILSKSEGIVKSILIKENDTIDTDQLLIVLE
- a CDS encoding DUF3139 domain-containing protein, with the translated sequence MQKTTKTNFRKILKLVLWAGLIIFCINLIIKYPVHRYIGFDRMYKYMDMQKIPRSDIKSVRAFRSTKTDDYVYWVVLKDLENYRFEYGYNLKKDNMSLNISKKEYDDVYKYISDEEVATLKYKPLKESIYYFKNKIGL
- a CDS encoding AbrB/MazE/SpoVT family DNA-binding domain-containing protein, with translation MKIKLSKCGNSHLLQIPRSILDALNWKDDDILDLKIKDNKLIIEISSDDEMNIEDLFEDFNGKYSKEDIDWGKMTGKEVW
- a CDS encoding DUF3139 domain-containing protein, producing the protein MKKKKFSIVKILLICLVAFVAIKWIIAVPVQRHYGYKKLYRYMDAQGIKEDNIKEIKAIKDYMKGNQVYRVQIKDPADFTLIYIYDDYSNRGKIRLDAIDFQSKDDFKSLSPEEMQKFKYPPLDDDWETKATSHN
- a CDS encoding DUF6568 family protein — its product is MKNKFKLIVCVSFMLVLFASCNQKQDEPTKKATGVESKNVTTEEDKQKKIEEYEQNIKGVKEIKVAELDEVSAGKEITVYLGRKTCPDCQKFSKTFKPFVSKYEIYYIDSVAGIKKSPEDLKKFRTDNDLKTVPAVFRVKDGKITDRMNIDDKVGTTSEELQKFFDKK
- a CDS encoding ferric reductase-like transmembrane domain-containing protein, with product MTLIIGILFTIIFYSLTAKSIKKHPVAYYLGMYAWTGLVVCYYNMGYDRYLPTWFNEYFMKIFSRGIFATATFMIVMFVGTVTKHNDFTKKMMSIRGEMSIIGSLLVISHNIIFGIHYFPVLFTNPSSLPQRELIASIITIFLLLMLIPLFVTSFKSVRRKMNAKNWKKLQRMAYPFFIGIYVHVMVLYSNDWKAHLSGVIIYTIIFASYVILRLRKSMYKKKKTQR